A region of Faecalibacterium taiwanense DNA encodes the following proteins:
- a CDS encoding OadG family transporter subunit: MDLGFDVVVTITGIVLVFLILILLMAIITLEGKIFDSMNAKKKAAKEAAKAPAVQPAAPVQQAAAAPAPQVEEGIRGDVIAAIMAAIHAMGNGKYTLKAVRRSKNGWGNAGVNDTTAPF; the protein is encoded by the coding sequence ATGGATTTAGGTTTTGACGTGGTCGTTACCATTACCGGCATCGTACTGGTGTTCTTGATCCTTATCCTGCTGATGGCGATTATCACGCTGGAAGGCAAGATCTTCGATTCGATGAACGCAAAGAAGAAGGCTGCCAAGGAAGCCGCCAAGGCTCCCGCTGTACAGCCCGCTGCACCCGTGCAGCAGGCCGCAGCTGCTCCCGCTCCTCAGGTGGAAGAGGGCATTCGCGGTGATGTGATCGCCGCCATTATGGCAGCAATCCATGCAATGGGCAACGGCAAGTACACCCTCAAGGCTGTGCGCCGCAGCAAGAACGGCTGGGGCAATGCGGGTGTAAACGACACCACCGCACCGTTTTAA
- a CDS encoding rod shape-determining protein, with the protein MAQNDIGIDLGTTTIIIAQEGKGVVLNQPSVVAMDTRKKTVLEAGDKALAMVGRTPNYISAIFPLKDGVISDHTMTRELICRFVKQVYSSHMVKPRVAVCVPAAITGIESDAVVEAVVAAGARQVYLIDEPIAAALGSGIDITQPEGRMIIDIGGGTTDIAVLSLGGKVKATSVRVAGNHYDEEILKFVRNKYSVAIGQRTAEELKKNVACCPQKTDFHETMEIKGRSLLTGLPVRVNVSTDDLYDPVMMLSEQIGTAAHQVLEKTPPELAGDIFRNGVMLTGGGAQLHGLTEYLSEELKVEVTVSPDPVNCVALGTAMSLGLNDKLETGFLDATPRIGRR; encoded by the coding sequence ATGGCACAGAACGATATCGGTATCGATCTTGGTACCACTACCATTATCATTGCGCAGGAGGGCAAGGGCGTTGTGCTCAACCAGCCCAGCGTTGTGGCAATGGATACCCGCAAGAAGACCGTGCTGGAAGCAGGCGATAAGGCCCTTGCTATGGTGGGCCGCACCCCGAACTATATTTCTGCCATCTTCCCGCTGAAGGACGGTGTGATCAGTGACCATACCATGACCCGTGAGCTGATCTGCCGTTTTGTCAAGCAGGTGTACAGCTCCCACATGGTCAAGCCCCGTGTGGCCGTCTGTGTGCCCGCCGCCATTACCGGCATTGAAAGCGATGCCGTGGTGGAGGCTGTGGTGGCCGCCGGTGCCCGTCAGGTGTACCTGATCGACGAACCCATTGCCGCTGCCCTTGGCTCCGGCATCGACATCACCCAGCCGGAGGGCCGCATGATCATTGATATCGGCGGCGGCACCACCGATATTGCAGTGCTTTCTCTGGGCGGCAAGGTCAAGGCCACCAGCGTGCGCGTGGCCGGCAACCACTACGACGAAGAGATCCTCAAGTTCGTGCGCAACAAGTACAGCGTTGCCATTGGCCAGCGCACCGCCGAAGAGCTGAAAAAGAACGTGGCCTGCTGCCCCCAGAAGACTGATTTCCACGAGACCATGGAGATCAAGGGCCGCAGCCTGCTCACCGGCCTGCCGGTGCGTGTGAATGTTTCCACTGACGACCTGTACGACCCGGTCATGATGCTCAGCGAGCAGATCGGCACCGCAGCCCATCAGGTGCTGGAAAAGACCCCTCCGGAACTGGCAGGCGATATCTTCCGCAATGGTGTCATGCTGACCGGCGGCGGTGCACAGCTGCACGGCCTTACCGAATACCTGAGCGAAGAGCTGAAGGTGGAGGTGACGGTTTCGCCCGATCCCGTCAACTGTGTGGCACTGGGCACTGCCATGAGCCTTGGCCTGAACGACAAGCTGGAAACCGGCTTTTTGGATGCAACGCCCCGCATTGGCCGCAGATGA
- a CDS encoding ATP-dependent RecD-like DNA helicase encodes MAEQQLEQIEGTVEDIIYENTDNGYMVFEVSGGGVVTVVCGIVGELHAGESVVCRGRYENHATYGRQFHAQECETDMPKDLEAVYAFLASRSLPYIGAKTADKIIDLFGAQALEVIANDPARLTQVPGISADKADRIQQEFKRMFGMRELIAYLAQFEISPRRAMEVFRTFGPGAMQAIAANPYLLCGEPLQLDFRHADSIAQYYHMEGDCAQRLEAALLRTLRHNAGNGHTCLPRTQLLETASNFIHQPPEKLAAALDECIRTEELRVKLFDGTPYIYLPDLLEAEEDIAARLAMLTKRGKNTAHGLDKNIQILELTQGFAYAPLQKEAIRKAMTENCLVLTGGPGTGKTTTVNAILQLLEDQAERVALCAPTGRAAKRLSELTGRKASTIHRLLEVDYTGGVVSFIHNDKNLLKCDVVILDEMSMVDVKLFQALIAALRYSCRIIMVGDADQLPSVGPGNILGEIIRSGLVPTVCLNEIFRQAKRSLIVENAHHIISGEPLQKGGKTDDFFFLESDGDAAQRLVCDLVTTRLPRSYGFDPIRDIQVLCPTKLGPTGTQALNVELQNLLNPEQTGKPQLQSAARVFRVGDKVMQVRNNYEIIWNRIGGEQGVGAYNGDIGIVESINTRDRSMVVRMDDKRLVYPAENLGELEIAYAITVHKSQGSEFPAVILPVAQVPPRLCYRNLFYTGVTRARKLCIVAGRRDVVNRMMGNIRQNLRYSGLAYLLQAELPPEQTEAE; translated from the coding sequence ATGGCAGAGCAGCAGCTGGAACAGATCGAGGGCACCGTGGAGGACATCATCTACGAGAACACCGACAACGGCTATATGGTGTTCGAGGTGTCCGGCGGCGGTGTGGTCACAGTGGTGTGCGGCATTGTGGGTGAACTGCACGCGGGCGAAAGCGTGGTCTGCCGCGGCCGCTACGAGAACCACGCCACCTATGGCCGCCAGTTCCACGCACAGGAGTGCGAGACCGACATGCCCAAGGATCTGGAAGCGGTGTACGCCTTCCTTGCCAGCCGGTCACTGCCGTACATCGGGGCCAAGACGGCGGATAAGATCATCGACCTGTTCGGTGCCCAGGCGCTTGAGGTGATCGCCAACGACCCGGCCCGGCTCACGCAGGTGCCCGGCATCTCGGCGGACAAGGCCGACCGCATCCAGCAGGAGTTCAAGCGGATGTTTGGGATGCGGGAGCTGATCGCCTATCTGGCGCAGTTCGAGATCAGCCCGCGCCGCGCGATGGAGGTGTTCCGCACCTTCGGCCCAGGGGCCATGCAGGCCATTGCGGCAAATCCCTATCTGCTCTGCGGCGAACCGCTGCAGCTGGATTTCCGCCACGCGGACAGCATTGCCCAGTATTACCACATGGAAGGCGACTGCGCCCAGCGGCTGGAAGCGGCCCTGCTGCGCACCCTGCGCCACAACGCGGGCAACGGCCACACCTGCCTGCCGCGCACCCAGCTGCTGGAAACGGCATCCAATTTTATCCATCAGCCGCCGGAAAAGCTGGCTGCTGCGCTGGACGAGTGCATCCGCACCGAAGAACTGCGGGTGAAGCTGTTTGACGGCACACCGTATATTTATCTGCCCGACCTGCTGGAAGCCGAGGAGGACATTGCTGCCCGGCTTGCCATGCTGACAAAACGGGGCAAGAATACCGCCCACGGGCTGGATAAAAACATTCAAATTCTGGAACTGACGCAGGGCTTTGCCTATGCGCCCCTGCAGAAGGAAGCCATCCGCAAAGCCATGACCGAGAACTGCCTTGTGCTCACCGGCGGCCCCGGCACCGGCAAGACCACCACCGTCAACGCCATTCTGCAGCTGCTGGAAGATCAGGCGGAACGGGTGGCCCTGTGTGCGCCCACCGGCCGCGCGGCTAAACGGCTGAGTGAGCTGACCGGCCGCAAGGCCAGCACCATCCACCGTCTTTTGGAGGTGGACTACACCGGCGGCGTGGTCAGCTTTATCCACAACGACAAGAACCTGCTCAAGTGCGATGTGGTCATTCTGGACGAAATGAGCATGGTGGATGTGAAGCTGTTTCAGGCCCTGATCGCAGCGCTGCGCTACAGCTGCCGCATTATCATGGTAGGTGATGCCGACCAGCTGCCCAGCGTCGGCCCCGGCAATATTCTGGGCGAGATCATCCGCTCCGGGCTGGTGCCCACCGTGTGCCTGAACGAGATCTTCCGGCAGGCAAAGCGCAGCCTGATCGTGGAGAACGCCCACCACATCATCTCAGGTGAACCGCTGCAGAAGGGCGGTAAGACCGACGACTTCTTCTTTTTGGAATCGGACGGCGATGCGGCCCAGCGGTTGGTGTGTGATCTGGTCACCACCCGCCTGCCGCGCAGCTACGGCTTCGATCCGATCCGGGACATTCAGGTGCTGTGCCCCACCAAGCTTGGCCCTACCGGCACACAGGCACTGAATGTGGAACTGCAGAACCTGCTGAATCCGGAACAGACGGGCAAGCCCCAGCTGCAAAGCGCCGCCCGGGTGTTCCGCGTGGGCGATAAGGTGATGCAGGTGCGCAATAATTACGAGATCATCTGGAACCGCATTGGCGGGGAGCAGGGCGTGGGTGCCTACAATGGCGACATCGGCATTGTGGAGAGCATCAACACGCGGGATCGCTCCATGGTGGTGCGCATGGATGACAAGCGGCTGGTCTACCCGGCAGAGAACCTGGGCGAGCTGGAGATCGCCTATGCCATCACGGTACACAAAAGTCAGGGCAGCGAGTTCCCGGCGGTGATCCTGCCGGTGGCGCAGGTGCCGCCGCGGCTGTGCTACCGCAACCTGTTCTACACCGGCGTTACCCGTGCACGGAAGCTGTGCATCGTGGCGGGCCGCAGGGACGTTGTGAACCGCATGATGGGCAACATCCGCCAGAACCTGCGCTACAGCGGCCTTGCCTATCTTTTGCAGGCAGAGCTGCCGCCGGAACAGACGGAAGCAGAATAG